From the genome of Rhodospirillales bacterium, one region includes:
- a CDS encoding alpha/beta hydrolase, producing the protein MKTTWRTLTLQEREAHFNPRIAVPSADSYLENAATAAAAARERLAGDSHFDVRYGSGAKQTVDILKGPSGDQGAPLVVFIHGGYWRALDKDDHTHLALPFVDAGAVFLNLNYDLCPDVTVSTIANEIRAGLIWAARHADSYGGDPNRIFLYGHSAGAHLASMMMTETFPPEVMRPEQV; encoded by the coding sequence ATGAAAACCACTTGGAGAACCTTGACGCTGCAGGAGCGCGAAGCTCACTTCAATCCTCGTATTGCAGTTCCGTCTGCAGACTCCTACCTCGAAAATGCGGCGACGGCCGCGGCAGCGGCCCGGGAACGGCTGGCCGGCGATTCACACTTCGACGTGCGATACGGATCCGGGGCAAAGCAGACGGTCGACATCCTCAAGGGCCCGTCAGGCGACCAGGGCGCCCCGCTGGTGGTGTTTATTCACGGCGGTTACTGGCGCGCCCTGGACAAGGACGACCACACGCATCTGGCGCTCCCCTTCGTCGACGCTGGCGCAGTGTTTCTCAACCTCAACTACGACCTTTGCCCGGATGTGACCGTGAGCACAATCGCCAACGAAATACGTGCGGGTCTGATCTGGGCGGCGCGGCATGCCGACAGCTATGGCGGAGACCCAAACCGGATCTTCCTGTACGGCCATTCGGCAGGCGCCCATCTCGCCAGCATGATGATGACGGAAACATTTCCGCCGGAAGTGATGCGCCCGGAACAGGTCTAG
- a CDS encoding lytic murein transglycosylase — MKFALSAAAAAFLLTSPVAAEPFVDWLDGVRSEALANGVGRSVLDAALRDLEGPLPRVLELDRKQWKRDVTLDWYLNRVISDERVDRGREMGRRYRNLLTQVSETYGVQPRFILAIWGIETHYGKITGGFPVLGALATLAFDGRRQEFFRGELLEALSIMERERMEPASMLGSWAGAMGQSQFMPTSFSNFAQDYDGDGRRDIWTTEADVFASIAHYLKRHGWRDDITWGRGVKLPSGFDPDLIGLDVTRTIPEWQTLGVRRVNGTDLPSRALVASVVAPDYPHGDAFLVYENFRVTLTYNRSSFYATAVGILSDRIARGL, encoded by the coding sequence ATGAAGTTCGCGCTGTCCGCCGCCGCCGCGGCATTCCTGTTGACCAGCCCCGTGGCTGCGGAGCCCTTTGTTGACTGGCTCGACGGCGTGCGCTCCGAAGCATTGGCCAACGGGGTAGGGCGGTCAGTATTGGATGCTGCTCTCCGAGATCTGGAGGGCCCGCTCCCGCGTGTGCTGGAGCTCGACCGCAAGCAGTGGAAAAGGGACGTAACCCTCGATTGGTACCTCAATCGGGTGATCAGTGACGAGCGTGTCGACAGAGGGCGCGAAATGGGTCGGCGTTACCGAAACCTCTTGACGCAGGTCAGCGAGACATACGGGGTTCAGCCGCGTTTCATTCTGGCAATTTGGGGTATCGAGACCCACTATGGGAAGATCACCGGAGGGTTTCCGGTGCTGGGCGCACTGGCGACACTCGCCTTTGACGGCCGACGGCAGGAGTTCTTTCGAGGCGAGCTCCTGGAAGCCCTCAGCATCATGGAGCGGGAACGCATGGAACCTGCTTCCATGCTCGGATCATGGGCCGGCGCGATGGGACAAAGCCAATTCATGCCCACAAGCTTCAGCAACTTTGCACAGGACTACGATGGCGACGGGCGTCGGGATATCTGGACGACGGAAGCTGATGTTTTCGCGTCCATTGCGCATTACCTCAAGCGTCACGGCTGGCGGGATGACATCACGTGGGGAAGGGGGGTCAAACTTCCCTCGGGCTTTGATCCTGATTTGATTGGTCTCGACGTTACTCGCACGATTCCCGAATGGCAGACGCTGGGTGTTCGGCGGGTCAACGGAACCGACCTTCCTTCCCGGGCCTTGGTGGCGTCCGTGGTGGCCCCGGATTACCCGCACGGAGATGCATTCCTCGTATACGAGAACTTCCGAGTTACGCTGACGTACAACCGGTCGAGCTTCTATGCGACTGCCGTGGGAATCCTTTCGGACCGAATCGCCCGGGGGCTCTGA
- a CDS encoding SPOR domain-containing protein, whose product MGRVYVQVGAFRLPDNAQRLAWKLSEFGDPSIHTSTNRLWHRVRFGPFSSAQEADVFVQKLERAGYLPNVVVQVR is encoded by the coding sequence ATGGGTCGCGTATACGTCCAGGTGGGCGCTTTTCGACTTCCCGACAATGCCCAGCGGCTTGCCTGGAAGTTGTCGGAGTTTGGTGACCCCAGCATCCACACGAGCACGAATCGCCTGTGGCACCGCGTGCGATTCGGACCGTTCTCATCTGCCCAGGAGGCGGACGTGTTCGTCCAGAAGCTGGAGCGTGCGGGGTATCTTCCGAATGTGGTGGTCCAGGTCCGATAA
- a CDS encoding ATP-binding protein: protein MKLLPFERPSLEVRRVLPRGFFGRALVIVAVPLVLLQLLLAAIFYEEHWEEVGRQLAYQFANQLNSISKQIANAPEQAHAVISQSQEAFNIRLHFEPGVTLDSGRLHPADSYLDYALERMLGRRLDYSYRYDTRSHDDAVEVQVGLPSGVLTVVAPIEHVSSSTTNIFISLMIVSSVLAFVLAVYFLRQQVLPLRAVARAAERFGRGDTRAPLVVRGATEVRRVAQEFLTMRDRIQAQIEQRTEFLAGVSHDLRTLVTRLRLQLELLGDTEDRNSMKADLDEMEFMIESYLAFAQGEGEEAPDNVDLAELLRNVVARLDDGCGRIELSRCEPVRARVRAGAVRRAITNLVENALRQGHLLEVSLTQQKDGAHIVIDDDGPGIPAEHREEAFKPFRQLDNGRMSGGTGLGLTIARDIARSHGGEIELADSPAGGLRALFRIPL from the coding sequence ATGAAGCTCTTGCCATTTGAGCGGCCTAGTCTGGAAGTACGGCGGGTACTGCCACGAGGGTTCTTTGGACGGGCCCTTGTCATCGTCGCCGTGCCCTTGGTACTCCTGCAACTGCTCCTTGCGGCAATCTTTTACGAAGAACACTGGGAGGAAGTCGGGCGCCAGCTCGCATACCAGTTCGCCAATCAGCTCAACTCGATCAGCAAACAGATCGCCAATGCCCCCGAACAGGCCCACGCGGTCATCAGCCAAAGTCAAGAGGCTTTCAACATCCGACTTCACTTCGAGCCCGGCGTAACGTTGGACTCGGGCCGCCTGCACCCGGCTGACAGCTACCTGGACTATGCGCTGGAACGAATGCTCGGCAGAAGGCTCGATTATTCATACCGGTATGACACCCGATCGCATGATGACGCTGTGGAGGTACAAGTGGGGCTTCCTTCAGGTGTTCTGACCGTCGTCGCGCCGATCGAGCATGTGTCGAGTTCCACGACCAATATCTTTATCTCTCTGATGATCGTGAGCTCGGTTCTCGCGTTCGTGCTGGCCGTCTATTTCTTGCGGCAACAGGTCCTTCCCCTTCGCGCTGTTGCCAGAGCAGCTGAACGCTTCGGTCGTGGAGATACGCGCGCCCCCCTTGTTGTTCGAGGTGCCACGGAGGTCCGGAGAGTGGCACAGGAATTCCTGACAATGCGGGACCGGATCCAGGCTCAAATCGAACAACGCACCGAGTTTCTGGCGGGCGTAAGCCACGACTTGCGGACTCTCGTCACACGGCTTCGTCTACAGCTGGAACTGCTGGGTGACACCGAAGACCGGAACAGCATGAAAGCCGATCTCGACGAGATGGAATTCATGATTGAATCGTATCTCGCATTTGCGCAGGGAGAAGGGGAGGAGGCCCCTGATAACGTCGACCTGGCAGAACTGTTGCGCAACGTCGTCGCGCGATTGGACGATGGTTGCGGCCGCATCGAACTCAGTCGGTGCGAGCCAGTACGTGCGCGGGTTCGGGCAGGAGCAGTCCGTCGGGCCATCACCAATCTCGTAGAAAATGCATTGCGGCAAGGGCATCTGCTGGAAGTCAGCCTGACGCAACAAAAGGACGGTGCCCATATCGTGATTGATGACGACGGACCAGGCATTCCTGCCGAACATCGTGAAGAAGCCTTCAAACCGTTCCGGCAGCTCGACAACGGGAGGATGTCTGGAGGTACGGGCCTTGGGCTCACGATTGCCCGGGACATTGCTCGAAGTCACGGCGGCGAAATCGAGCTAGCAGACTCGCCTGCAGGGGGATTGCGCGCCCTGTTCCGAATCCCGCTGTAG
- a CDS encoding response regulator transcription factor: MSGSLQAKTRSIDSRLLVVDDDSRLRNLLQRYLSGQGYLVDVARNASEAKERLKGIAYDLIVLDVSMPGEDGLTFARSLRTMGNVPILFLTARKETRHRIEGLEAGADDYMGKPFDPHELSLRVASLLRRVKSDTPPGWVHFGEYRFDLERRRLWNRSGPVMLTAREGEVLVHLARALGKPVRRDKLGHESSLGERSVDVCINRLRRKLGENARSARHIISIRGTGYALRASP; encoded by the coding sequence GTGAGTGGTTCGCTGCAAGCCAAGACCAGATCAATCGATTCCAGGTTGCTTGTCGTTGACGATGATTCTCGGTTGCGAAATCTCTTGCAGCGGTATCTTTCCGGGCAGGGGTATCTCGTTGATGTCGCTCGAAATGCCAGCGAAGCAAAGGAACGCCTGAAGGGAATAGCCTATGACCTGATCGTGCTTGACGTAAGCATGCCGGGCGAAGACGGGCTCACCTTCGCGCGTTCGCTGCGGACGATGGGTAACGTGCCCATCCTGTTTCTGACCGCACGGAAAGAAACCAGGCACCGGATAGAGGGACTGGAAGCGGGAGCGGACGATTACATGGGGAAGCCGTTCGATCCGCACGAGCTTTCGTTACGTGTCGCCAGCCTCCTGCGCCGCGTCAAATCGGACACCCCTCCAGGATGGGTGCATTTCGGCGAGTACCGTTTTGACCTTGAACGCCGTCGCCTTTGGAATCGTTCGGGACCGGTCATGCTCACCGCGCGTGAGGGTGAAGTGCTGGTGCATTTGGCCAGGGCCCTTGGCAAACCGGTAAGGCGCGACAAACTGGGGCACGAGAGCTCACTTGGGGAGCGGAGCGTCGATGTCTGCATTAACCGTCTTCGCCGGAAGCTCGGTGAGAACGCCCGCTCAGCTCGTCACATCATCTCAATTCGTGGCACCGGTTATGCGCTTCGCGCGAGCCCCTGA
- a CDS encoding MarR family transcriptional regulator, translating into MADAFMSDSATRAIAERLFFGYRAFTGDADRVLASRGLGRAHHRALYFIERAGSIPVHELLATLGITKQALTRVLRELMEARLVERRRDPTDGRRGILTLTDAGRALELSLLHAQRARIESALQHAGPSGSAAVHAFLEALMEPDDRERIGTTL; encoded by the coding sequence ATGGCTGACGCATTTATGTCGGACTCCGCTACACGTGCAATCGCAGAACGCCTTTTCTTCGGCTATCGCGCATTTACCGGCGATGCGGATCGCGTCCTGGCAAGTCGCGGCCTCGGCCGCGCGCACCATCGAGCGCTCTATTTCATTGAGCGGGCCGGAAGCATTCCCGTGCACGAGTTGCTGGCGACGCTAGGAATCACCAAACAGGCTCTGACCAGGGTGCTGCGCGAACTCATGGAGGCAAGACTGGTCGAACGGCGGCGGGATCCAACTGACGGACGACGGGGCATTCTGACCCTAACCGACGCTGGGCGCGCACTTGAGCTGTCCTTGCTGCATGCGCAACGAGCACGAATTGAATCTGCCTTGCAGCATGCTGGCCCAAGCGGCAGCGCTGCGGTTCATGCGTTTCTCGAAGCGCTCATGGAGCCGGATGACCGGGAACGGATTGGAACGACGCTGTGA
- a CDS encoding branched-chain amino acid aminotransferase produces MIEDYGRLPGQLWLDGKLLPWGDAQLHVLSHALHYASSVFEGERAYGGKIFKEQEHTDRLIHSATTLGMEFPCSGEELSQARHAVLEANGIVDGYVRPVVWRGSEMMGISAQRNTIHIAVAAWEWPSYFSPEARLKGIRLALADWRRPSPETAPVNTKAAGLYMTCTLAKHAAERDGYDDALMLDHRGRVAETTGANIFFVRDGVIHTPVPDCFLDGITRRTAIGIAKANGIEVIEEVIMPEEISRAEEVFVTGTAAEVTPVSVIGEHTYKPGKICRLMIEEYAKLTCG; encoded by the coding sequence ATGATTGAAGATTATGGCCGACTGCCCGGACAGCTCTGGCTCGACGGCAAACTGCTGCCTTGGGGTGACGCGCAGCTTCACGTGCTCAGCCACGCCTTGCATTACGCCAGTTCCGTGTTTGAAGGCGAGAGGGCTTACGGCGGGAAAATCTTTAAGGAGCAGGAGCACACGGATCGCTTGATCCACTCCGCCACCACACTGGGGATGGAGTTCCCCTGCTCTGGAGAGGAACTCAGCCAGGCCCGGCACGCTGTGCTTGAGGCCAACGGAATCGTCGATGGGTACGTCCGGCCGGTGGTGTGGCGCGGCAGTGAAATGATGGGGATTTCAGCCCAACGCAACACCATCCATATCGCAGTGGCTGCATGGGAATGGCCGTCCTATTTCTCGCCGGAAGCCCGTTTGAAGGGGATCCGCTTGGCGCTTGCTGACTGGCGGCGTCCGTCCCCCGAAACCGCGCCCGTAAACACAAAGGCCGCCGGGCTCTACATGACGTGTACGCTTGCCAAGCACGCCGCCGAGCGTGACGGCTACGACGACGCACTGATGCTTGATCATCGGGGGCGGGTTGCGGAAACCACGGGCGCCAACATTTTTTTTGTGCGGGATGGTGTCATTCACACACCGGTGCCGGACTGCTTTTTGGATGGAATTACCCGTCGCACGGCTATCGGGATCGCCAAGGCAAATGGAATCGAGGTAATCGAGGAAGTGATCATGCCCGAAGAAATCAGTCGGGCGGAGGAGGTTTTTGTGACCGGTACTGCAGCCGAGGTCACGCCGGTGTCAGTAATCGGCGAGCACACCTACAAGCCGGGCAAAATCTGCCGGCTGATGATTGAAGAGTATGCCAAGCTGACATGCGGCTGA
- a CDS encoding molybdenum cofactor biosynthesis protein MoaE, with translation MIRVQGGDFEPGAEIDQLLDGHTAIGGVASFIGVVRDDPENGPALRAMTLEHYPGMTERMLAAIEQEANQRWDLCASLIVHRYGRMVPGDRIVLVVTAARHRQAALESCQFLIDWLKTKAPFWKREETEDGERWVQAQARDDVAAAKWQVEPSIS, from the coding sequence GTGATTCGTGTTCAGGGCGGCGATTTCGAACCGGGGGCTGAAATCGACCAACTGTTGGATGGGCACACCGCAATCGGCGGCGTGGCGAGCTTTATCGGAGTGGTCCGGGACGATCCCGAGAACGGTCCAGCGCTGCGGGCGATGACCCTGGAGCACTACCCCGGCATGACTGAGCGCATGCTCGCGGCCATCGAACAGGAGGCGAACCAGCGCTGGGACCTGTGCGCGAGTCTCATCGTCCACCGATACGGTCGCATGGTACCTGGGGACCGCATCGTGCTCGTGGTAACGGCCGCTCGCCACCGGCAGGCAGCCCTGGAGAGTTGCCAGTTTCTGATCGACTGGCTGAAGACCAAGGCTCCTTTCTGGAAACGCGAAGAAACCGAGGATGGTGAACGTTGGGTGCAGGCCCAGGCTCGAGACGACGTCGCTGCGGCGAAGTGGCAGGTTGAACCGTCAATCAGCTGA
- the moaD gene encoding molybdopterin converting factor subunit 1: MEVLYFAWVRDRVGTAREHVNPPDTVTTVGELALWLATQSKEHAEAFRDSEVLRAAVNHEHVSFAHPIATGDEVAFFPPMTGG, from the coding sequence GTGGAAGTACTCTATTTCGCGTGGGTGCGTGACCGCGTTGGGACGGCCCGGGAGCACGTGAATCCACCGGACACGGTGACCACGGTGGGCGAGCTCGCGCTGTGGCTTGCCACCCAAAGCAAGGAACATGCTGAAGCGTTCCGGGACAGCGAAGTCCTCCGGGCAGCTGTCAATCACGAGCACGTCTCGTTTGCCCATCCGATAGCCACGGGTGATGAAGTAGCTTTCTTCCCGCCCATGACCGGGGGATGA
- a CDS encoding pirin family protein — protein MLERVTPKYRIPRTVFSGRAETEGDGIEVRRLIGVPELDMVDPFLLLDVFSVNPQEGRSAGVPPHPHRGFETVTYLLAGQIRHVDSAGHESLLQSGGVQWMTAGRGVVHSEMPETTAGSVAGFQLWVNLPRSHKMTDASYQEFDSDEIPVEERGSQVTVKVIAGTTGRGTTGPVRQPLTEPRYFDFDLGAGAAVVEPVPSDHNAFIYMINGSLEFPGDDLSVHPLGGETFAVLSHGTELRVSAGADGARFLLVSGRPLRETVARSGGFVMNTLSEVHAAQEDFRRGRLAG, from the coding sequence ATGCTGGAACGAGTTACGCCCAAGTACCGCATCCCGCGCACCGTGTTCTCTGGTCGCGCCGAAACCGAGGGCGACGGGATTGAAGTCAGACGCCTGATCGGCGTTCCGGAACTCGACATGGTCGACCCGTTCCTGCTGCTAGATGTGTTCTCAGTGAACCCTCAAGAGGGCCGGAGTGCGGGGGTTCCGCCGCATCCGCATCGTGGGTTCGAGACCGTAACGTACTTGCTCGCGGGCCAGATCCGGCACGTCGACAGCGCTGGACACGAAAGCTTGTTGCAGTCCGGGGGCGTGCAGTGGATGACCGCTGGCCGCGGCGTGGTGCATTCGGAAATGCCGGAAACCACCGCAGGTTCGGTGGCCGGCTTTCAACTCTGGGTAAATCTGCCGAGATCCCACAAGATGACAGATGCCAGTTACCAAGAGTTTGACTCTGATGAAATCCCGGTTGAAGAAAGAGGGAGTCAAGTAACGGTCAAGGTGATTGCGGGCACAACGGGGAGGGGTACCACCGGACCGGTCCGCCAGCCGCTGACCGAACCACGCTACTTTGACTTTGACTTGGGCGCTGGGGCTGCGGTCGTGGAACCAGTCCCGAGTGATCACAACGCGTTCATCTACATGATCAATGGTTCACTCGAGTTTCCTGGCGACGATCTGAGCGTGCATCCACTCGGCGGCGAGACGTTCGCGGTACTTTCCCACGGTACGGAGCTTCGCGTGTCAGCAGGAGCAGACGGAGCCCGGTTCCTGTTAGTCTCCGGACGACCGCTTCGTGAGACGGTTGCGCGCAGCGGCGGGTTTGTTATGAACACGCTGTCGGAAGTTCATGCTGCCCAAGAAGATTTTCGCCGTGGCCGACTGGCAGGCTAG
- the pgsA gene encoding CDP-diacylglycerol--glycerol-3-phosphate 3-phosphatidyltransferase, translated as MSEANTLNAALLVTCARIVLVVPFVACFYLPGPWGIWGAGSIFVIAGISDALDGWIARRLNMVTELGAILDPVADKVMHAAALIMLAADGRVPALAAAVLIARDFLVGGLRQMEEGRGALAVSPVAKAKTALQFLALSTILLAPAIATAEWLITAGLGLLWSSVALSIWSGSLYTLRFVRALNSDRT; from the coding sequence ATGTCTGAAGCCAACACGTTGAATGCGGCCCTGCTCGTGACCTGTGCACGTATCGTGCTGGTAGTCCCTTTCGTTGCGTGCTTCTATCTGCCTGGGCCCTGGGGGATTTGGGGAGCCGGCAGCATATTCGTCATCGCAGGCATCAGTGATGCACTGGATGGATGGATCGCCCGACGCCTGAACATGGTGACCGAGCTCGGGGCGATCCTAGATCCGGTTGCGGACAAGGTCATGCATGCCGCGGCACTGATCATGCTGGCTGCAGATGGACGCGTTCCGGCGCTGGCCGCAGCAGTCTTGATTGCCCGCGACTTCCTGGTGGGCGGCTTGCGGCAAATGGAAGAGGGCAGGGGAGCCTTGGCGGTCTCACCGGTTGCCAAAGCCAAGACAGCATTGCAGTTTCTTGCCCTGAGCACGATTTTGCTGGCGCCGGCCATAGCGACGGCCGAATGGCTTATCACCGCCGGATTGGGGCTCCTGTGGAGCAGCGTTGCACTTAGCATCTGGAGTGGCAGTCTCTACACATTGCGCTTCGTCCGTGCCCTGAACTCGGATCGGACTTGA
- the uvrC gene encoding excinuclease ABC subunit UvrC, which translates to MEPRTPGPLKHLNPSGPSDASPNGSGQSDLQIGAEVVRAAARSLPARPGVYQMEAADREVLYVGKARVLRNRVATYSSVQRLPIRLRRMIAQVRHIEFTVTEHEAEALLLEANRIKKLRPRYNILLRDDKSYPYIHLRTDHAWPQLLKHRGRKRRDGHYFGPFASVRAVNVTLNALQRAFPLRTCTDREFEARDRPCLQYQIRRCSAPCVGRVGDSEYAGFVEQLRRFLGGGGKEVQASLRSAMDRASADLEFERAAVLRDRIQALNTIQTARGGDLQHVGDADVFAVAEQGGQIAVQVFFFRGGSNFGNRTHFPMHGKEIPPATVLGAFISQFYDTQAPPKTLLLNDKVPDMELLAEALSIKVGRRVAILVPQRGDKRQAVRAGEDNAKAALARRISERSNQLELLDALVEVFGLPHAPRRVEVFDNSHLQGTHPVGAMIVAGPDGFAKASYRRFNVRNADPSDDYAMMREVLLRRFKRLQREDPDRSKGQWPDLVLIDGGAGHRSAAVGALAEVGSRGPAVVGVAKGPDRNAGRELFYAGFERPISLATDDPVLYFLQRLRDEAHRFAIEGHRARRLRAGIQSELDQLPGIGPRRKRALILHFGSLRAIRDATFAELLQVEGISATVARTIHDHFSSDV; encoded by the coding sequence ATGGAACCGCGAACACCTGGTCCTTTGAAACACTTGAATCCATCCGGTCCATCTGACGCCAGCCCGAATGGAAGCGGGCAAAGCGACCTGCAGATCGGAGCGGAAGTGGTGCGCGCCGCGGCGCGCTCACTCCCCGCCCGACCCGGCGTCTACCAGATGGAAGCGGCAGACCGGGAAGTGCTGTACGTGGGGAAGGCACGTGTGCTGCGGAACCGGGTGGCTACGTACTCGTCAGTCCAGCGTTTGCCGATCCGTCTTCGGCGGATGATCGCACAGGTCAGACATATCGAGTTCACAGTGACGGAACACGAAGCCGAGGCGTTATTGCTAGAGGCCAATCGAATCAAGAAGCTTCGGCCTCGATACAACATCCTCTTGCGGGATGACAAATCTTATCCTTACATCCACCTTCGTACAGATCACGCATGGCCGCAACTCCTGAAACATCGAGGACGCAAGCGAAGGGACGGACACTATTTCGGGCCATTTGCCTCTGTCCGAGCTGTCAACGTAACCTTGAACGCCCTCCAGCGCGCCTTTCCGTTGCGCACTTGTACCGATAGGGAATTTGAGGCGCGTGACCGACCCTGTCTCCAATATCAGATCCGCCGCTGTTCCGCCCCTTGCGTCGGGAGGGTGGGAGATTCCGAGTATGCCGGCTTCGTCGAACAGCTGAGGCGTTTCCTGGGCGGCGGCGGTAAGGAAGTTCAGGCATCCCTACGCTCCGCAATGGATCGTGCCAGTGCCGATCTAGAGTTCGAACGTGCCGCGGTCCTGCGAGATCGGATCCAGGCATTGAATACGATTCAGACTGCTCGCGGCGGCGATTTGCAACATGTGGGCGATGCGGACGTTTTCGCCGTTGCAGAACAGGGCGGGCAGATTGCCGTCCAAGTGTTCTTTTTCCGCGGCGGCAGCAACTTTGGCAATCGCACGCATTTCCCGATGCATGGCAAGGAGATTCCTCCTGCCACGGTGCTGGGGGCCTTCATTTCACAGTTTTATGACACCCAGGCACCGCCGAAGACCCTGCTGCTCAACGACAAGGTTCCGGACATGGAACTGTTGGCAGAGGCGCTTTCCATCAAGGTGGGGCGGCGTGTTGCAATCCTTGTCCCGCAACGAGGCGATAAACGACAGGCAGTGCGCGCCGGCGAAGACAACGCGAAAGCCGCATTGGCTCGCCGCATCTCCGAACGTTCCAATCAGCTGGAACTGCTGGATGCCTTGGTGGAGGTTTTCGGTTTGCCGCACGCACCACGCCGCGTTGAGGTCTTCGACAACAGTCATCTGCAGGGAACGCACCCGGTGGGCGCAATGATCGTCGCCGGACCGGATGGCTTTGCGAAAGCCTCCTATCGCCGGTTCAATGTCCGAAATGCCGACCCAAGTGATGACTACGCGATGATGAGGGAAGTACTGCTGAGGCGCTTTAAGAGGCTCCAGCGCGAGGATCCAGACCGGAGCAAGGGCCAATGGCCGGACCTCGTTCTGATTGACGGAGGCGCAGGTCATCGCAGTGCCGCGGTCGGGGCGTTGGCAGAAGTCGGAAGCCGCGGGCCTGCGGTCGTCGGCGTTGCCAAGGGGCCGGACCGCAATGCAGGACGGGAGCTCTTCTACGCTGGTTTTGAGCGCCCGATCTCGCTAGCCACGGATGACCCGGTACTGTATTTCCTGCAGCGACTTCGCGACGAAGCGCATCGGTTCGCGATCGAAGGACATCGTGCTCGCCGGCTGCGCGCCGGAATCCAGTCGGAGCTGGATCAATTGCCAGGTATCGGGCCGCGCCGCAAGCGGGCGCTGATCTTGCATTTCGGCTCGCTTCGGGCAATTCGAGATGCGACATTCGCCGAATTGCTGCAGGTAGAAGGCATCAGTGCAACAGTGGCCCGCACCATCCACGATCATTTCTCTAGCGATGTCTGA
- a CDS encoding dihydroneopterin aldolase, giving the protein MADSRTLLVQGLEVECLIGVHRHERSSVQRVLVDVELEVKPNRHGDDLKQVVSYEDVVAAIRRLAAAGHIQLVETLADRVATCCLSFDGAVSVNVTVLKPDVLPNAAALGVRVRQTR; this is encoded by the coding sequence GTGGCTGATTCCCGCACACTTCTTGTTCAGGGTTTGGAAGTCGAATGCCTGATTGGCGTTCATCGGCACGAACGCAGCAGCGTGCAGCGTGTCCTTGTTGACGTCGAGCTGGAGGTCAAACCCAATCGACATGGTGACGACCTCAAACAGGTCGTCAGTTACGAGGACGTGGTAGCGGCCATCCGACGCCTGGCGGCAGCCGGCCATATCCAGTTGGTCGAGACACTTGCCGACCGTGTCGCCACCTGCTGCCTCAGTTTTGACGGAGCAGTCAGCGTCAATGTCACGGTGCTAAAACCGGACGTGCTCCCCAATGCAGCCGCGTTGGGGGTAAGGGTACGGCAGACTCGTTGA
- a CDS encoding SDR family oxidoreductase, producing the protein MGSDSGRGMALVTGGGRRIGAALVRALARLGYPVAIHHMRSGNAAARLVKEITDSGGVAHAFSADLRSDEAAQQLLRAATQQLGPCTILVNNASHFAHDTLLTGTRTSWDDHLELNLRAPMVLSRVFADLLPASTSGLIVNLLDPRVWTVTPHYLSYSVSRAGLWAATRILALELAPRIRVNAIGPGPTLSSQSEGEAGFHATRNRLPLSPGPSPEDISDALVYLVGAKSVTGQMIAPDGGQHLGWLHPAPDEPVRG; encoded by the coding sequence ATGGGCAGCGATTCTGGACGAGGAATGGCCTTGGTGACCGGGGGAGGCCGCCGCATCGGCGCAGCATTGGTGAGGGCGCTTGCACGGCTTGGATACCCGGTCGCGATACATCACATGCGCTCAGGAAATGCGGCGGCAAGACTCGTCAAGGAGATAACAGATAGCGGAGGCGTAGCCCACGCGTTCTCTGCGGACTTGCGATCGGACGAAGCTGCACAACAGCTATTGCGGGCGGCAACGCAACAGCTTGGTCCTTGTACGATCTTGGTCAACAATGCTTCGCATTTTGCCCACGACACACTGCTTACCGGAACTCGGACGTCCTGGGACGATCATCTCGAGCTAAACCTCAGGGCTCCCATGGTACTTAGCCGTGTGTTTGCAGACCTGCTGCCTGCATCCACATCTGGCCTGATCGTCAATCTGCTGGACCCCAGAGTTTGGACCGTGACACCGCACTACCTTTCATACAGTGTGAGCCGAGCAGGCCTCTGGGCCGCAACCCGCATCCTTGCCCTGGAATTGGCCCCGCGAATTCGTGTCAATGCGATCGGCCCCGGGCCGACGCTGTCCAGCCAGTCCGAAGGAGAGGCCGGCTTCCATGCCACACGCAACCGACTGCCTTTGTCGCCTGGCCCTTCGCCGGAAGATATTTCTGACGCGCTGGTCTACTTGGTCGGCGCGAAATCAGTTACCGGGCAGATGATCGCACCGGACGGAGGCCAGCATCTTGGGTGGCTTCACCCCGCTCCAGATGAGCCGGTCCGTGGCTGA